DNA from Leucobacter aridicollis:
CGAGCACCGCGCGCACGTCGGTGCCGCTGATTGCGTCCCACAGGCGCGCGGCAGAGTCGTCGTCAAGCGCGAGCGCCTGGAGAAGTTCAGTCTGCGCCGCAACGGGCGGATGGTGCATCACGACGACCGTGCCATGCTCAGCGGGCACCGCGAGCGCCTCTGCGAGGAAGGCCGCCTGGGCGGCACCGAACTCACCGTAGCCGGCGCCGGGGACGGACGTGTCGAGCACGATCGTGCGCCAGCCAGCGACGGTGATCGTCGACGCGATGGGGGAGGCTGCCGGGTCAGCGCCGGGATCGGCGGCGAGCACCCGCAGGTCCTCGCCGCTCTGGCCGGCGCCAAGCACCTCGCGGAACCCGGCCCGCTGGTCGTGATTGCCCATCGCATACAGCGTCCGCGCTCCCCGCTCGCGCGCCCACGGCTCCACGAGGCTCAGCAGGCGCTCGTACGACGCGACCGTGCCGTCCTCGCTCAGGTCGCCTGAGCAGACGACGAGCTCGAACGGCTCATCGGCGAACCTGTCGAGCACCCGCGCGAGATGATCTGCGGTGTCGACGACGCCGTAGTGGCGTGAGTCGTCGCCGTACAGGTGGGTGTCGCTGAGATGGAGCACTCGCAAGGTCGTCATGGGTGCACTGTACTCCGCCCGCGTGAACAGTGAGTGTTCTCACAGAAATGTTGGGAATGCCACGCAGCGGCCCCAGGTTCTCCCCTGAGTACCCGCAGCGTTCTAGAAAGGAACTGTTTCATGGCTACATACAACATCGGTTTCATCGTTGGCAGCGTCTCGTCGACCTCGATCAATCGCCGCCTCGCAAACGCCCTCGTGAAGCTTGCGCCGCAGGCCGACCTCACGCTCACCGAGATCCCGATTGCGGACCTGCCGTACTACTCGGCCGATCACGACGCCGATATCCCCGCGGCAGCCGCGGAGTTCAAGCAGCGGGTTGAGGCCGCCGACGGCATCATCATCGTCACCCCCGAGTACAACCGGTCGGTGCCCGGCGTGCTGAAGAACGCGCTCGATACCGCGAGCCGCCCCTGGGGCCAGAACAGCTTCGCGGGCAAGCCGACTGCGGTCGCTGGCGCTTCGATCGGCCAGATCGGCACCGCGCTCGCGCAGCAGCATCTGCGCTCGATTCTCGCGTTCCTCGACGCACCCGACCTGCAGCAGCCCGAGGTGTACCTGCTGATGACCGAGGGGCTCATCGCCGAGGACGGCGAGGTCTCGAACGAGGCGACGGCCGAGTTCCTGCTCTCCTGGCTCCGCACCGCGCACGCGCACTTCGAGCTGCACGCGAAGCGCGACGCGTAGGCGACACGTCGTGTCGGGCGGCGCGGAATAGCGGAGGCGCTGCGCGGGTTACATCCCGCATGCAGAACACCGCCACCGCGCCGCTCGGCACGCTCCTCGAGAGCATCGACGTCGTCGTCACGAGGACCACGCGCGTCGCGCTGAGCCGAGGCCGCCGAACGGTCACGCCGGCCGGCGCGGTGACGCTCCTGTATGTCGTGAGCGGGACGCTCGGGGGAGACTCGGCGACCTCCTGCGCGACCGACCCACGGAGTGGCGGCCGGATCGTCGCGCGCGGCCACGTGAGCGAGTTTCCCGCGGGCGCCGCACTGTTCACGATGGGAACGGTGCCGCTCGAGTTCGAGGCGCAGTCCGACGCCGAACTCGTGGTGGTCACGGTTGAGCTCAACGAGACCGCACATCGCCTGCGCAGGCTCCTGCCCGACCCTCTCACAATCACCGACTTCTCGCGCCTCGACCCGGCCCTCGCGTCGCTCGCAAGCAACATGGGCGCGGGCGGCTCGCCCGCGCCGGTTGTGGCCGCCGGCGGCGGCGAGGTCGTGTGCCGGCTGATGGCCCGCACCCTGCTTGTGGGCGTGCTCCGTGCCTGGGTGTCTGCGGGCTGCGCACCGAGCGGCTGGACGGCGCGCGTCGCGGATCCCTACCTCGACCCGGTGCTCTCCGCGATCCACAGCGATCCTGGCGGCGACTGGTCCCTCGATGCGCTCGCGAGCCTCGGCGCGATGTCGCGCTCGGCGTTCGCCAGGCGGTTCCGCGAGGTCGTCGGCTCGTCCCCCGGGCAGTACATCACGGGAGTGCGCATGGAGGACGCGAAGCGCAGGCTGTCGCACGGCGCGACGGTCACGCAGACCTCCCGCGAGCTGGGATACGCCTCAGACGAGGGCTTCAGCCGCGCGTTTAGGCGCCACACCGGCGTCTCGCCGTCGCGCTGGGAATAGGCGCGCTGGGAGTAGGCGCGGGCTGGCGCATGGCGGCCCGCGCCAGCCCCTGACCTACGCCCGCCCGCGGTGCGAGGCGCCGAACAGGGCCGAACCGCAGACGAGGGTGACGATCGCAACGAGGTACACGGTCGTGATGCCAGCGGCGTCGCTCAGGAGCCCGCCGCCGGCCGCGGCGAGGAAGATCGCCCCCTGGAATCCGACGACGACGAGGCTTCCGCCCGCCTCGAGCGCGTCAGGGAGCCGGTGGCCGGCCCACGTGTTCACGACGAGCAGCCACGAGGCGAAGAAGAAGCCCCAGACGGTGACCGCGATCCCGACGGCCCACAGCGCACCCGGTGCCGCGAGCACGGTGACCGCCGCCGCCGCGATGACGAGGGGCGCGAGCATCGAGAACTGCTTGAACGCGCGGTCGACGACGAGGCCGATGGCGAAGTTTCCGACGAATCCGCCTGCCCCGAACAGCGCGAGCAGCACGACGATGGTGGCGGGAGCAAGTGGGGCTCCCGTTGCGTCGGTGACCCGCTCAAGCGCGAGCCTGATGTAGGTGTATGCCGCGAAGTGGCCGAGCACGACGAGCACGTGGCCGCCGAGTCCGAGGGAGACGCCCGGCACCCTCAGGGCGCGGTCGAGCGCCCGGAAGCCGCCTGCCTTCGTCGCTGGGATACGTGGGAGCGTCACGCGCAGGGAGACCGCGAGGAGCAGCATCGCTGCTCCGATGATCGCGAATACGAGTCGCCAGTCGAACGCGTTGGACAGCATGACCCCAACGGGTACGCCCGCGACCGTCGCGAGCGAGACCCCGCCCGAGGTGAACATCAACGCGCGCCCGAGCCGCCGCGGGCCGACGAGGCTCGAGGCCGCGCTGATCGACATCGACCAGAACGTTGAGAGCGCAGCGCCGAGCATGAAGCGCGCCACGAGGATGAGCCAGAACGACGGCGCGAGCGCGACCAGCACGTTCGACGCGGCTCCGAGTATGGCCATCCAGATGAGCAGCGAACGCCGGTCGATGCGCGGGAAGAGGCTGCCGACCACGAGCGCGGTGATGAGGCCAGCGAGGGCGGTCATGCTGACAGTCTGGCCCGCCTGGCCGGGGGTGATGCCGAGGCCGGCGGCCATCTCGGTGAGCACGCCGTTCGGGAGGAACTCGCTCGTGACAAGCAGGAAGCTCATCGCCATGAGCGTGAGCAGGGCGGCATAGGGCATGGGAGGCTGCGTCGCCGGCAGCGCACCGGCGACGGGAATGGGCGCGGTTGTGGTCATGGTTCTAGCGTCCCAGCGGCGGCCGCGACGCGCCCGATCATGCGAACCCGCTTCCCGACCGATCGTGCACAGCGCGCGCCGGCCGGCGCCCGGCCGGCTACACGTGGTCGAGGGCCGCGCGGAGGTCCGCGATGAGATCCTTTGCCGACTCGAGCCCCACCGACAGTCGGAGGAGGCCGGGCGTGATCCCGAGCCGCTCGTTCACGTCGGGCGTGAATGTCGCATGGGTCGACGTGAGCGGGTGGATGATCATCGATCGAGTGTCGCCGATGCCGGTCATCCGCGAGAACAGTCGCAGGTGGTTCACGAACGCCCGCGCGCCATCGATTCCGCCCCGCACAGTGACGCCGAACACCGAGCCCGTGCGCGCGCCGTCGCCTGCGGCGGTGAGACCGTAGTCGCGGGCGGCGAGTTCGTAGAGCGGCGAGCTGGGGAGCCCGGCGTAGTCGACCGTCTCGACCTCTGGCTGCTGTTCGAGCCAGGAGGTGATCGCGAGTGACGAGGTGACGTGTCGCTCCATCCGCAGCGACAGGGTTTCCATCCCCTGGTGCAGCAGGAAGCCATTGAAGGGCGACAGCGACGGGCCGATGTCGTTGACGACCGCCTCGCGCGCGGCGCGCGCGTAGGCCCCCGACCCGAACCTGTCGACCATCGAGCCGAGCCCCGGCTTCGCCGTCGTGATCAGCGGATAGCTGCGGCCGGCGGCCTCGGCGGCCTCCCAGTCGAAGTTGCCGCCGTCGACGATCGCGCCGCCGACCGCCGCGCCGTTGCCGGTGAGGAACTTGGTCGTCGAGTGCACGACAATGTTGGCGCCGTGCTCGAACGGGCGAATCAGCGCTGGCGTACCGATGGTGTTGTCGACGACGAGCGGCAGGTTGAACCGCCTGGCGACCGCGGCGATGCGCGCGAGGTCGGTGACGTCGTTGCGGGGGTTCGGGATCGTCTCGGTGTAGATCGCCTTCGTGTTCGGGCGGATGGCCCGCTCCCACTCCGCGTCGTCCTCGGAGTCCCAGACGTAGCTCACGTCGATGCCGAAGCGCTGGAAGCTGCGGCCGAAGAGGATGCGCGTGCCGCCGTAGATGGACGCCGTCGATACGATGTGATCGCCGCCGCCGGCCAGCGTGAAGAGTGCCGCGGAGATCGCCGCCTGGCCGCTCGAGACGGCAACCGCGGCGGCACCGCCCTCGAGCGATGCGAGCCGCTCCTCGGCGACCCCGTTCGTCGGGTTCCCCTGACGCGAGTAGATCGGGTCGATGCTGCGCCCGGCGAACCGGTCGACCTGGTCGTCGAAGTCGCCGAACACGTAGCCGGCGGAGAGCGCGATCGGCGGGATCCGCAGGCCGTTGTTCAGGTCCGGGTACTCGCCGGCATGCACCTGCCGGGTCTCGAAGTCGAACCCGGCCCAGTCGGTGTGCGGGGACGCCGCGCCGGGGGTGGTCTCTGGGGTCTTCGAACAGTCGGCCATGCCACTCATCATGCACGCGACCGGCGTGGCGCGCGAGAACCGAGGTAACGCGGCGTCACGAAGCGCCGCCCCTCGGTTCTCGCCGCGGCAGCTACGTGCGGGTGACTGTGCGAACGATCCCCGAGGTGAGCGCCTCGAGCGGGCCGCGACGGCCGGTGGCGGAGAGGATGGCGCCGATGACGAGCACGCCAGCGAGCTGGATGCCGAACGCGCCGAGGCCGGCAACCCACCAGCTCATGCCGCCCGGCAGCTCGGCGCCGGCGTAGAGGGGCGCGTAGACGAGGGCGGTCGCGAGCAGGTGCAGCGTGTAGATCGTGAGCGGCGCCGCGCCGGCGGCGCGGAACACGTCGGTGAGCCGGCCGGGGCCGGTTCCGCGCGAATCGCACATCGTCACGAGCAGCCCGATCACGGCGAGCGCGATGCCGATGGTGCGGAGCATCTCGGCAGGCGAGCCCGAGTGCGGGGCCGCGACGAGCTGCGACCACAGCTCAGGAGCGTTTGGCGCACCGAACTGCTGCATGCCGAGGTACTCCACGAACGTCGCCATGTCGAGGCCCTCGGGCGGGAAGACGCCGAAGCGTTCGAGGTTCGCGAGCGTCCAGTTCGAGACGAGCGTCGCGGCCGTCGCAAGGAGGGCGCCGAGCGCCGCGAGCCCGAGCGCCGACCGGCCGAGCTTGCCGCGCGCGTTCGCCGCGAGCAGCGCCCTGGCGATGAGGATGCCGACGAGCAGGTAGGCGACCCAGGTGATCGCGGGATAGACGCCCGTGAGCAGCGTCCCACGCAGCGTCTCCAACGGTGCCCCGGCAAGCGATTCGAAGGAGGGCGAGCCTGCCTCCTCGACGAGTTCGAGCGTCTGCCGCGCGAGCGCGTTCACGTAGCCGCCCCCGAGCCAGAGCACAGCGGCGACAATCCCGACCACCCAGGAGGGCGCGACGACGAAGACAGCGACCAGGATCAGGGACACCCCGTAGTACACGAGGACGACGATGATGGGCACGTCGAGCGCGCCAAGCGCGAGGCCGAGGACGATGAGGATCACGCCGCGTAGCACGATCGACGCGATCGCGGCTCCGGGCCGACCGGCCTGGAGGGCGCGGCGGCTGGCGAACACGGCGCTCACACCGCCAAGCACCGCGAAGAGGGCGGCCGCGATCCCGCTCGTGAGCGTGGTTGCGATCTCGCCGGCGCGCTGGTTGAGCGCGGACGCGGTCGGGTCGAGTGCGGAGACAGCGACGAGGTGATTGGCCATCATGCCGACGACGGCGAGGAACCTCGCGAGGTCAATGCCGACGTAGCGGGCCGTCGAGCGGCCCGCGCTCGCTATCGGGCGCGTCAGGGATCGGGTAGTGCGTTCCATGGGTTCCAGTCTGGCTGTCGGCTCGGCCCCGCGCGTCACCCGTAGGGGCCACGCGCGTGGCACCAGGGTACCGCCGTCGCTAGGACGCGCGCCGAATGTGATCCCGCGCGTGGTCGAGCGCGGGCTCCAACTCGTCGAAGAGGTGATGCGGATCGCGCAGCGAACGGATCACCCCGAGGCGCTCAAGCAGGGTGCGGTGGTGCGCCTGTACGCCCTTAATAAGCACGGTGACGCCGCGCCGCTCGAGGCTCGTGACGAGCCCGGCGAGCGCGTTCGCGCCCGTGGCGTCGATGATCTGCAGGTCGGAAAGCCTGAGGATCGCGACCTCGACACCCTCCTCATCGGAGATCGCCTCGACGAGGCGGTCTGCCGCGCCGAAGAAGAGCGAACCCTCCACGCGGAACAGCGCGATGCGTTCGTCACCGGGGGCGGCCTCCCCTGGCAGGGGTTCGCGGGTTGCGCCGCTCATGTTTCCGAGGGTGCGCAGCGCGAAGAACGCGGCGACTGCGACGCCGATACCGACGGCCACGACCAGGTCGACGCTCACGGTGATGAGCAGGGTGATCGCGAACGTTGCGGCGCTCGACTTGCCGGAGCTGAAGACGCGCTTGGCGGTCTGCCACGACACCATGCGCGCGGCCGTCATCATCAGCACGCCGGCGAGCGCGGCGAGCGGGATGGCTCCGACGATCGGAGCGGCGACGAGCACGACGAGGAGCAGCGCGAGCGCGTGCACGATCGCCGCGACCCGCGTGCGGGCGCCCGAACGGACGTTCACTGCGGTGCGGGCGATGGCGCCGGTCGCCGGCATGCCACCGAAGAGCCCCGACGCGACCGAGGCGAGGCCCTGCCCGAACAGCTCGCGGTCGGCATTCACGGGGCCGGTGTCCGCGATCGTCGCGGCGACGCGCGCCGAGAGGAGCGATTCGATGGCTACGAGCGCGGCGACCGCCGCCGCCGGGCCGGCGAGCGAGGCGAGCATGGCTCCGTCGAACGCCGGAAGCGTCGGCGCGGGCAGCGAGCTCGGCAGCTCGCCGATGTTCGGCAGCTGGGACCCCATGAGGACCGCGACGACCGAGACGATCAGGATCGCCGCGAACGAGGACGGGAAGCCCGGCACGAACCTGTCGAGCAGCAGCATGATGAGCGCCACGGCTGCGACTGCGGCGAGCGGGAGGAGAGCCGCAGGCCAGCTCGCCTCGGTGAGTGTCTGCCAGGCGGCGACGACGGCGTTGGACGAGTGCCCGGTGTTCTCGACGCCAAGCGCGGCGGGAACCTGCTGCAGGAAGATGATGATGCCGATGCCGGCGGTGAACCCCTCAATCACGGGCCAGGGAATGTAGCTCACGGCGCGGCCGAGCCTGAAGATGCCGGCGGCGACGACCATGAGGCCCGCCATGAGGCTCACGACGGCGACGGCGCCTGGCCCGTGCAGCACGACGATCGGGGCGAGCACCACAACCATCGCGCCGGTCGGACCCGAGACCTGCACGTTTGAGCCGCCGAATACGGCTGCGACGAGGCCCGCGACGATCGCGGTGATGAGCCCGGCCTCGGCGCCGACGCCTGAGCTGACGCCGAACGCGAGCGCGAGCGGCAGCGCGACGATGCCGACGGTGAGGCCGGCGACGAGGTCGCCGCGCCAGCCAGTCTTCAGGCCGCGGTAGTCGTCGCGCGAGGGAAGCAGGGAGCGAAGCCCCGCAAGAATTGAGGACACGTGTCGCCTTTCTCCTTGTCCCTCCATCATGCCCCACTCCCGTCCAGAGATCATTTGTTAATAGGGATTTCAAAAGAAAAGCTGGGCCAGAGCCCCTCTCGCAGATAGTCTGATCCAGAAAATAGCAAATAAGGGGACCCGATGGATATCTTCCTATTCATTACGCAGTTGCTCGTCGTGCTCGGCTGTATCGTCATGGGCACGCGATCCAGCGGTGTGGGGCTTGGCCTGTGGGGCGGCACTGGCGTCGCGATCCTGGTCTTCGTCTTCGGGCTCGCGCCGGGAGCCCCGCCGGTCGACGCCCTGCTGATCGTGCTGTCCGTGGTGCTCGCGTCGTCGATGATGCAAGCCGCAGGCGGCATCGACTGGATGGTGTCCATCGCGGCGAAGGTGATCGCGAAGAACCCGAAGCAGATCACGCTCATCGCGCCCCTCACCGCGTTCCTCTTCTCTGTTGGCGCCGGCACCTCGAACATCCTGTACCCGCTGCTGCCGGTGATTTACGACCTCTCGTACCGCAACGGCATTCGCCCCTCGCGCCCGCTCTCGCTCTCGGTCGTCGCGACCGGCGTCGCGCTCGCGTGTAGCCCGGTCTCGGCCGCGATGGCCGCGATGATCGCGCTCACCGACACGGCACCGTGGAACTTCGAGCTCATGGACATTATCAAGGTGACGCTCCCCGCGGCGATCGTCGGCATCTTCCTCGCGAGCCTGTTCGTCCGCCGCCTGGGCAAGGACATCGCCGACGACCCCGAGATCCAGGCCAAGATCGCCTCCGGCAAGCTCGTGGCCCCCGGGGCCACCGCGACCGAGGTGAAGGCCGAGGTGACGGTGACGAAGGAGGGCCGCTGGGCGGCCATCATCTTCCTGCTCGGCGTCCTCGCGATCGTCGTCTTCGGGCTGTTCTCGGGCCTGCGCCCCCTCGGCGCCGGCGACGACCCGCAGCCGATCGGCATGACCCCGATCATCGAGATCATCATGTTTGTCGCAGGCACGCTCATCATGCTCGTCGCGAAGCCGAAGGTCGCGGACATCCCGACGATGACGGTGTTCCGCGCCGGTATGGTCTCGGCGATCGCCCTCTTCGGCCTCGCCTGGCTCACCAACACGTTCCTCGGCGAGCACTCGAAGCTTGTCGCTGACGGCATCGGAGGGCTCGTGGATACCGCGCCGTGGATCTTCGCGCTCGGCGTCTTCCTCGTCTGTGTGCTCACGACGAGCCAGTCGACGGCGACGAACTCGATCGTGCCGATCGGTCTCGCGGCGGGTATCCCGCTCGGTCTCATGAGCGGCATGTGGGCTGGCGCGTTCGCCGGTATCTACC
Protein-coding regions in this window:
- a CDS encoding O-acetylhomoserine aminocarboxypropyltransferase/cysteine synthase family protein, yielding MADCSKTPETTPGAASPHTDWAGFDFETRQVHAGEYPDLNNGLRIPPIALSAGYVFGDFDDQVDRFAGRSIDPIYSRQGNPTNGVAEERLASLEGGAAAVAVSSGQAAISAALFTLAGGGDHIVSTASIYGGTRILFGRSFQRFGIDVSYVWDSEDDAEWERAIRPNTKAIYTETIPNPRNDVTDLARIAAVARRFNLPLVVDNTIGTPALIRPFEHGANIVVHSTTKFLTGNGAAVGGAIVDGGNFDWEAAEAAGRSYPLITTAKPGLGSMVDRFGSGAYARAAREAVVNDIGPSLSPFNGFLLHQGMETLSLRMERHVTSSLAITSWLEQQPEVETVDYAGLPSSPLYELAARDYGLTAAGDGARTGSVFGVTVRGGIDGARAFVNHLRLFSRMTGIGDTRSMIIHPLTSTHATFTPDVNERLGITPGLLRLSVGLESAKDLIADLRAALDHV
- a CDS encoding helix-turn-helix transcriptional regulator — its product is MQNTATAPLGTLLESIDVVVTRTTRVALSRGRRTVTPAGAVTLLYVVSGTLGGDSATSCATDPRSGGRIVARGHVSEFPAGAALFTMGTVPLEFEAQSDAELVVVTVELNETAHRLRRLLPDPLTITDFSRLDPALASLASNMGAGGSPAPVVAAGGGEVVCRLMARTLLVGVLRAWVSAGCAPSGWTARVADPYLDPVLSAIHSDPGGDWSLDALASLGAMSRSAFARRFREVVGSSPGQYITGVRMEDAKRRLSHGATVTQTSRELGYASDEGFSRAFRRHTGVSPSRWE
- a CDS encoding SulP family inorganic anion transporter, whose amino-acid sequence is MSSILAGLRSLLPSRDDYRGLKTGWRGDLVAGLTVGIVALPLALAFGVSSGVGAEAGLITAIVAGLVAAVFGGSNVQVSGPTGAMVVVLAPIVVLHGPGAVAVVSLMAGLMVVAAGIFRLGRAVSYIPWPVIEGFTAGIGIIIFLQQVPAALGVENTGHSSNAVVAAWQTLTEASWPAALLPLAAVAAVALIMLLLDRFVPGFPSSFAAILIVSVVAVLMGSQLPNIGELPSSLPAPTLPAFDGAMLASLAGPAAAVAALVAIESLLSARVAATIADTGPVNADRELFGQGLASVASGLFGGMPATGAIARTAVNVRSGARTRVAAIVHALALLLVVLVAAPIVGAIPLAALAGVLMMTAARMVSWQTAKRVFSSGKSSAATFAITLLITVSVDLVVAVGIGVAVAAFFALRTLGNMSGATREPLPGEAAPGDERIALFRVEGSLFFGAADRLVEAISDEEGVEVAILRLSDLQIIDATGANALAGLVTSLERRGVTVLIKGVQAHHRTLLERLGVIRSLRDPHHLFDELEPALDHARDHIRRAS
- a CDS encoding anaerobic C4-dicarboxylate transporter, translating into MDIFLFITQLLVVLGCIVMGTRSSGVGLGLWGGTGVAILVFVFGLAPGAPPVDALLIVLSVVLASSMMQAAGGIDWMVSIAAKVIAKNPKQITLIAPLTAFLFSVGAGTSNILYPLLPVIYDLSYRNGIRPSRPLSLSVVATGVALACSPVSAAMAAMIALTDTAPWNFELMDIIKVTLPAAIVGIFLASLFVRRLGKDIADDPEIQAKIASGKLVAPGATATEVKAEVTVTKEGRWAAIIFLLGVLAIVVFGLFSGLRPLGAGDDPQPIGMTPIIEIIMFVAGTLIMLVAKPKVADIPTMTVFRAGMVSAIALFGLAWLTNTFLGEHSKLVADGIGGLVDTAPWIFALGVFLVCVLTTSQSTATNSIVPIGLAAGIPLGLMSGMWAGAFAGIYLLPTNGSQIAAANFDESGSTKLGTKLVDHSFFLPTLILAVATIAVGSLFGVLWGG
- a CDS encoding metallophosphoesterase, translated to MTTLRVLHLSDTHLYGDDSRHYGVVDTADHLARVLDRFADEPFELVVCSGDLSEDGTVASYERLLSLVEPWARERGARTLYAMGNHDQRAGFREVLGAGQSGEDLRVLAADPGADPAASPIASTITVAGWRTIVLDTSVPGAGYGEFGAAQAAFLAEALAVPAEHGTVVVMHHPPVAAQTELLQALALDDDSAARLWDAISGTDVRAVLAGHYHHALVETVDGIPVVVTPGVTNLAEAFGPRDEESARDWAGATVVELNESRVRILPVSEPVTGGEVFTLTAEQVQQIIAAAGRP
- a CDS encoding MFS transporter, with translation MTTTAPIPVAGALPATQPPMPYAALLTLMAMSFLLVTSEFLPNGVLTEMAAGLGITPGQAGQTVSMTALAGLITALVVGSLFPRIDRRSLLIWMAILGAASNVLVALAPSFWLILVARFMLGAALSTFWSMSISAASSLVGPRRLGRALMFTSGGVSLATVAGVPVGVMLSNAFDWRLVFAIIGAAMLLLAVSLRVTLPRIPATKAGGFRALDRALRVPGVSLGLGGHVLVVLGHFAAYTYIRLALERVTDATGAPLAPATIVVLLALFGAGGFVGNFAIGLVVDRAFKQFSMLAPLVIAAAAVTVLAAPGALWAVGIAVTVWGFFFASWLLVVNTWAGHRLPDALEAGGSLVVVGFQGAIFLAAAGGGLLSDAAGITTVYLVAIVTLVCGSALFGASHRGRA
- a CDS encoding NADPH-dependent FMN reductase; translation: MATYNIGFIVGSVSSTSINRRLANALVKLAPQADLTLTEIPIADLPYYSADHDADIPAAAAEFKQRVEAADGIIIVTPEYNRSVPGVLKNALDTASRPWGQNSFAGKPTAVAGASIGQIGTALAQQHLRSILAFLDAPDLQQPEVYLLMTEGLIAEDGEVSNEATAEFLLSWLRTAHAHFELHAKRDA
- a CDS encoding heparan-alpha-glucosaminide N-acetyltransferase domain-containing protein, whose translation is MERTTRSLTRPIASAGRSTARYVGIDLARFLAVVGMMANHLVAVSALDPTASALNQRAGEIATTLTSGIAAALFAVLGGVSAVFASRRALQAGRPGAAIASIVLRGVILIVLGLALGALDVPIIVVLVYYGVSLILVAVFVVAPSWVVGIVAAVLWLGGGYVNALARQTLELVEEAGSPSFESLAGAPLETLRGTLLTGVYPAITWVAYLLVGILIARALLAANARGKLGRSALGLAALGALLATAATLVSNWTLANLERFGVFPPEGLDMATFVEYLGMQQFGAPNAPELWSQLVAAPHSGSPAEMLRTIGIALAVIGLLVTMCDSRGTGPGRLTDVFRAAGAAPLTIYTLHLLATALVYAPLYAGAELPGGMSWWVAGLGAFGIQLAGVLVIGAILSATGRRGPLEALTSGIVRTVTRT